The following proteins are co-located in the Bacillus pumilus genome:
- a CDS encoding methyl-accepting chemotaxis protein yields the protein MSESLREVIRAVQHSVDNVASASEELTASASQTSQATEHITMSIEQFSNGNEAQNEKFESSTNQLVAMNEGLQGMSHTSSEVAAVSLQSTEAAGQGGRIVESTANQMKHIDTSVQEAEQVMKELEYKSKDITSILNVINGIADQTNLLALNAAIEAARAGESGRGFSVVAEEVRKLAVQSADSAKEIEKLIQEIVLEIAKSQDMFKTVNREVNAGLGMTEEAKESFQNIYEAAEGMSKKLTQLNDTAIDLSSGSKLVSQAMQEIRQVSRESGANIQDIAASAEQQLASMEEITSSSVTLANMAEELKELTSQFKIN from the coding sequence ATGAGTGAATCCCTTCGCGAAGTCATCCGAGCTGTACAACATTCTGTCGACAATGTGGCTTCTGCTTCAGAGGAGCTGACCGCAAGTGCCAGCCAAACGAGTCAAGCAACAGAGCATATCACGATGTCGATTGAACAATTTTCAAATGGAAATGAAGCGCAAAACGAGAAATTCGAATCTAGTACGAATCAGCTTGTGGCGATGAATGAAGGATTACAAGGCATGTCACATACCTCATCAGAAGTGGCTGCTGTCTCACTTCAATCGACAGAGGCTGCTGGTCAAGGCGGCCGCATTGTTGAAAGCACAGCCAACCAAATGAAACATATCGATACATCTGTACAAGAAGCAGAACAAGTCATGAAAGAATTAGAATACAAATCTAAAGATATTACGAGTATTTTAAATGTGATTAACGGCATTGCGGATCAAACGAATTTACTTGCGCTTAATGCAGCAATCGAAGCAGCAAGAGCAGGTGAATCGGGGCGCGGCTTCTCCGTCGTTGCAGAGGAAGTGAGAAAACTAGCTGTCCAATCCGCAGATTCAGCGAAAGAAATTGAAAAGCTGATCCAAGAAATTGTGTTAGAAATTGCTAAATCTCAAGATATGTTCAAAACGGTCAATCGAGAAGTAAATGCAGGACTCGGCATGACAGAAGAGGCAAAAGAAAGCTTCCAGAACATTTATGAGGCGGCAGAAGGAATGTCGAAAAAACTGACCCAATTAAACGATACGGCGATTGACCTATCGAGCGGTTCAAAGCTTGTGTCACAAGCCATGCAGGAGATTCGTCAAGTCTCAAGGGAAAGCGGAGCGAACATTCAAGACATTGCTGCTTCTGCTGAACAGCAGCTGGCATCTATGGAAGAAATTACGTCCTCTTCTGTGACACTTGCAAATATGGCAGAGGAACTAAAAGAGTTAACAAGTCAATTTAAAATCA
- a CDS encoding protein-glutamine gamma-glutamyltransferase — protein MIILSGQPVTNDQLASFQLEGQKRIILMQLQASNDTFRYRQASDLLFEVTLRSNIMNAARDLHKSGASFAVFQRSRANDAFWRVSEAGALELRYQVEPSRGIKDIFENGSKYAFECATAIVIVFYMGVLQTVGDEKFNRRLRSLTLYDWHYDTLSIYTERGNDFIYGDCLYFENPEFSYQQSQWRGENVIYLGEDQYYGHGLGILTAAEMIDKLNNRRRPGAVQSAYLLPQTTRMDVIYLRQMFGS, from the coding sequence ATGATTATCCTTTCAGGACAGCCAGTGACAAATGATCAGCTGGCATCGTTTCAGCTAGAGGGACAAAAGCGAATCATTTTGATGCAGTTACAAGCTTCAAATGATACGTTCCGCTATAGGCAAGCATCAGATTTGTTATTTGAGGTGACCTTAAGATCGAACATTATGAATGCCGCAAGAGATTTGCATAAAAGTGGTGCCTCATTTGCCGTCTTTCAAAGGTCTCGTGCAAATGACGCATTTTGGCGTGTATCAGAGGCAGGAGCACTAGAACTGCGCTATCAAGTTGAACCATCTAGAGGGATCAAAGACATTTTTGAAAATGGCTCAAAATATGCGTTTGAATGTGCAACGGCGATAGTCATTGTATTTTATATGGGGGTCCTGCAAACGGTAGGAGACGAGAAGTTCAATCGAAGGCTTCGAAGTTTAACACTGTATGACTGGCATTATGATACATTGTCGATTTATACAGAACGTGGAAATGACTTTATTTACGGAGATTGTTTATATTTCGAGAATCCGGAGTTTAGCTATCAGCAGTCACAATGGCGCGGGGAAAATGTCATTTACTTAGGAGAAGATCAATATTACGGACATGGGCTTGGCATTTTAACAGCAGCAGAAATGATCGACAAATTAAACAACAGAAGGCGGCCAGGTGCTGTTCAATCCGCTTATTTATTGCCGCAGACCACCCGGATGGATGTCATCTATCTCAGGCAAATGTTCGGCAGCTAA